A single genomic interval of Candidatus Eisenbacteria bacterium harbors:
- the pstC gene encoding phosphate ABC transporter permease subunit PstC yields the protein MDRLISKLLFLAACSSTAVLALIALFIFKEGVPIMAKSGLGNFLFGSNWAPLQGQFGIFPFILGSLWITFGSLVLGVPLGVSCAVYLAEFAPKKWVNVLKPAIELLAGIPSVVYGFMGVMWLAPLIRNNLGGPGLSILAASCVLAIMILPTIVGVSIDAIQAVPRNYKEGSLALGATEWQTMWRVILPAARSGILAGVILGMGRAVGETMAVIMISGNATAIPHSMLDSVRTLTANIAIEMGYAVGDHRQALFGTGVVLFFFIMILNIVALRFARAKS from the coding sequence ATGGACAGACTAATATCGAAACTTCTGTTTCTTGCGGCCTGCTCCTCAACCGCCGTTCTGGCGTTGATCGCTCTCTTCATCTTCAAAGAAGGTGTGCCAATAATGGCCAAGTCGGGCCTGGGGAATTTTCTTTTCGGGAGCAACTGGGCCCCACTTCAGGGACAATTCGGGATATTTCCCTTCATCCTGGGTTCGCTCTGGATCACTTTCGGTTCGCTCGTCCTCGGCGTCCCACTGGGTGTCTCCTGCGCGGTCTATCTTGCCGAGTTCGCGCCGAAGAAGTGGGTAAACGTATTGAAGCCGGCGATAGAGCTTCTGGCCGGCATACCTTCGGTGGTCTATGGATTCATGGGGGTTATGTGGCTCGCCCCGCTTATACGCAATAACCTCGGAGGACCGGGCTTATCCATCCTCGCGGCATCATGCGTCCTTGCGATAATGATACTCCCCACTATTGTCGGCGTTTCGATAGACGCCATACAGGCAGTGCCGAGGAACTATAAGGAAGGGTCGCTTGCCCTTGGCGCAACGGAGTGGCAGACCATGTGGCGTGTTATCCTGCCGGCGGCCCGTTCCGGGATACTCGCAGGTGTCATTTTGGGAATGGGCAGGGCAGTGGGCGAGACAATGGCGGTGATAATGATATCCGGAAACGCGACGGCGATCCCCCATTCTATGCTTGATTCCGTGCGGACGCTCACTGCAAACATCGCGATTGAGATGGGCTATGCCGTTGGCGACCACAGGCAGGCGCTCTTTGGAACCGGCGTGGTCCTGTTTTTCTTCATCATGATCTTGAACATTGTTGCCCTCAGGTTTGCCAGGGCGAAGTCTTAG
- a CDS encoding phosphate ABC transporter substrate-binding protein: protein MRRNTLSVVVLVICGSLLASGPGCSRKHHNIITLAGSTAFQPFAEKLAERYQAEHKDIHINVQGGGSAVGIQSALAGNADIGMADLLELPDEAKALNSVTVARDGIAIIVNPQNQVRALSPTQTHDIFVGRITNWKDVGGNDAAVRVISREEGSGTRSSFDKLVLGADRLVSAALFQNSNGTVREAVASDPSAIGYLSIGLVNDRVKPVSYDGVTPSNENVKMGQYPLARPIFFLTKGQVAPMVRAFIDYVLSDEAQGILEEEGLIAVK, encoded by the coding sequence ATGAGAAGAAATACTCTTTCAGTTGTAGTCCTGGTGATTTGTGGCAGCCTCCTGGCATCAGGACCCGGTTGTTCCCGGAAACATCACAACATTATCACCCTCGCAGGTTCCACCGCCTTTCAGCCGTTTGCAGAGAAGCTGGCCGAGCGTTATCAGGCTGAGCACAAAGACATTCATATCAACGTTCAGGGTGGCGGTTCTGCGGTCGGCATACAGTCGGCGCTTGCAGGAAACGCTGACATAGGCATGGCAGATTTGCTGGAGCTCCCTGATGAAGCAAAGGCATTGAACTCGGTAACGGTAGCACGGGACGGAATCGCAATCATTGTCAACCCGCAGAATCAGGTCCGTGCACTCAGTCCAACACAAACGCACGACATCTTCGTCGGAAGAATCACTAATTGGAAAGACGTCGGTGGAAACGATGCGGCAGTCAGAGTGATTTCAAGAGAAGAAGGAAGCGGGACAAGAAGCTCGTTTGACAAGCTTGTACTCGGCGCAGACAGACTCGTTTCCGCGGCTCTGTTCCAGAATTCGAACGGAACCGTGAGGGAAGCTGTAGCGAGCGATCCAAGCGCCATAGGCTATCTCTCAATCGGTCTTGTGAACGACCGTGTCAAACCAGTTTCATATGATGGCGTGACCCCGTCCAACGAGAACGTTAAGATGGGGCAATATCCCTTGGCCCGGCCCATTTTTTTCCTGACGAAGGGGCAGGTGGCGCCGATGGTAAGAGCGTTCATCGATTACGTGTTGTCCGATGAAGCGCAGGGCATTCTGGAAGAAGAAGGACTCATTGCCGTGAAATGA